The nucleotide sequence CACGGCTACTAGAATTTGGTTCGATAATTTACCTTTATAAACAGCTCCATGAGTCCCTTCGCCTATCttatcttcaaatttatttgtaattCTCTTTATGTCTGCATAAGAGAACCTAGTTGGCTTTAAAGCCCTGTAATCcttcaaaaagttttcaattctTGTATGATCTTCACTTTTCATCTTAAAATagtgatatattttaaaaataaaaccaaatacAAGAACAAGCACAGTAGAGCCAATGATTGCACCTACAAATTAACATTCAACATCCTTAAAAGAAAATCTTAgctacataataaaaaaaaattctcgtAAATCTAAAATTCTCGTAAATCTGAAGCAACTCCAAAATCAAACCAAGTATAGAAGTGAATGTGTCCCACCTCCGGAGGATAAAATAATCTTCTTTGATTTATTGCTGCATTTTAAGCATCCTTTGTCAAAGTTTGTTTTCGACCATGACAATGAGATCGAGTTTTGTCGTATCGCAGGATACACGAGGGGTGAAACTCGTTGAGATAATTTGGTACAGGATACAAGGTTTAAATTTAACTATATCGTTGTCAAATGCTGCCATATAAATTGGACAAGAAATCATGTCCTGCTGCTCAGCTCCCTGCAGTTTGTATATCCTGTTTAGATAGCGTTGTCCTAGTGAAGAACAATCAAAGAAACTAATATtgttaaattcataaataatccGAAAAGGAAATATTGATGAAGTGAAATTGGAGTGAAGAAGTAAGAGTCGTGGAAGACAATTTTCAGGATCACGTGCTTCTAATACTTGCGATGTGTAGTTAATGTGACTTATGAGGAGTTTTATAGGGACTGGATAAGCAGGTAGTTCAAGAATCTTGTTGTTATGGTTACAAGATAGTTTGAAGGGACATCCAATGGTAGGGATTTTCTGGGCATTCCCAAGCAGCGGTATTAGCACTAATGTTATTGCTGTTATAATGATCATGAAGGAAAAAGTATTGTGACTGCAAATCATTTCATATCTTTCTATGTGTGAGTGAGGTTGTATCTAGCTTGATTCTCTTAgctatatatcattaatttgcATATTCCTCCAAGTCCACGCCAATGCTATGATGACTTCGAAGTGCTAGACAACCAAAATTTCCAAGTCCAGGTCAATGCTATGATGAGTTTGACCCTGAGAAAGACAGGTCTTATGCCTCATTTATTGTGGTGAGAATGCTCTAGGCGGCTGAATTAAAATTGCAAGGCCAAAATGGGTAGAATGAGTCACCAACTTAGTGTGACATGACACAATTGATATTTGATAGGTATTTGAGTGTGTGTATGAAAAAAATGTGTTGGAGAAATCAACTCTTAAATAaatctttgtcaaaaaagaaaaaactcttAGATCATCTTTAATGGGAGGATCTTTCCCTTTTAGGACTTAGTATCTATTAGTACCTCAGTTGaggaaaaattatttaaatacttAATACGAACAAGGGACGTCTCATAAAAAATTGGAACAAGGTCTCAACAGACCTTCAATCTTAAATGAGAcctacactttttttaataGTCGAATATTGAAATATTATGATATAGAGTTATTGATAAATGAATAATAAGTCATATCTAAAACATTTGTGTGAAGTGTTGAGTTGTAAGTATTGAGTAGTTATTAAATAATACTAATCAGAAATGGGAAATGTTTGATCATCCATACCACCATGATTTCCGCCAAAGTCAAAGGTAAATCAGATCTGAATTTTGTATGCCCATAATATGTGGGCTTCAAGATGCATTCGAGAATATAAATTCGCTTGAAACAGCATTactgttaaaaaattataaatgaatgatGTGTACATATGAAACCTATTTAAATAACCAAGAATTGATGTCTTTATTGgtttataaaaaaactattgaaCAGAATCTCATTTGATGTTTGTAGAGATAAATATGTAAGTCTCCCTTTCTACTAAGGAAATGGTCGGCTAAATAGAGAGCATCATAACTTCAACCTCTTAAGAACCACCACTAAAGTCCTCTTATACAATTTCTACCTCAGCAAAAAAAACATGAGCAGAGGGAAATCCTTCTCCTGTTATGCGGAATCAATATCACTTTTAAGCTTCCTCCAAATTGTGACGGTGGTTGCTGTGCTACTATTTCATCATTGTCAAACTTGTGATGCCATTACTAATTCAAATAACCAAATATGTCCACCTTCTTCATGTGGAAAAATCAGCAACATCAAACATCCGTTTCGACTTATGAATGACCCAACAAGCTGTGGTGATCCGAAGTATGAGTTATCCTGCGAAAACAACATCACAGTGTTAACTCTGTTTTCGGGTAAGTACTATGTGAAGGCAATCAACTACAACAACTACACAATTTTGTTAGTTGATCCCGGAATTGAAGAGGGTAGTTGCTCCTCCCTTCCTCGCTATTTTTTATCCTCATCCAATCTCACATACGACTTGGGTTATGGTTACAATCAGGCCAATGAAGTGGATCCATATCAAATCTTTTTTGATTACTTGCACATAATATACTTGAAATGTAGCAAAGCAGTGAATGATGATCCTGAGTATGTGGATACAGCTCCCTGTATCAACTCCGACTCCAAAAGCTATCTTTATGCTTTTGCGTCAGACTTCTCCTCGAGTGACCACTACTTCTCCGTCGGGAGATTAAAAGACTATTGCCAAGTGAAGCTTGTTGCTATGTCATCTTCAGATTTTCCTAGTGACAGTGCCAAGGTCAGAGAAGGTGTACCAGATCGACATCAACATCGACCACTTTCATACGAGGAAATTCATGGAATGCTACTCTATGGTTTTCAGCTATCGTGGTTGAGCAGAGCTTGTAGAGAATCTTGTGTTGGTTACAGGGGATGCGGCTTGAATGACACCGGTGATCTTGAATGTTCTCAATCAATTGAATCTTGCACTTTACCATTGGGAACGTTAGTCAGCAAAACATGCGGTAAGAAATCCTGACAGAAATGCAATGAAAAAGAGCATTgttatttgtacaatcaaaattGAACAACTTATGCAACAACTTTTAATATTGTGAGGTGTACGcaaataaaaatcattaaaagaatattaaaaaatagcaaaatagTTGTTGGTTGTACAAAAATGATGTCAATATATCAttcctcaataaaaaaaattaaaaaactcatTCACTAACTCCTATTCtcattgaaatgaaattaaaaaaataaaattgcatgATTAATTGAATGTGAATGTAAAAATTTATAACATTTCCATAATgtattcctcaaaaaaaaaaaaaaaacatttccatAATGTAGTAAATAGTCTAATTGATAACGTACATTATTCAACAAATTTATGAAGATACtaatttgtcaaaagaaaaatagtgcaaaatactttttttttgttatattaaattCTACAATATTTTGagctaaattatttttgtttgtttgtagaCCAAGTGCCAAAGCAGTTCATATTAATGGAAGGTAAATATTTatctctaaataatttattttctttttataaaatcattatattttcttttttcttctgctTTTGTTAATAAGATTTATTGTTTATTCAAGAAAAAAGACATATGAATACGACAATTAAATGTTTAGTTTTGGAAGCAAGCGCACTTTGAGGTGCAACTGCAAATCCCAAATTGGGGTAAGGAGTTAAAAAGTTGGAAACTAGTAAGTGGCAGAACCATGATAAAAAGTTTGGGTggaacactaaaaaaaattataaaatataaatacaaattaaaatggTAATAAGCATTAAGTACGAAGTTGAAATGATAgagtttgattaaaaatttagggtggatatttaaataattacatatttaacAACTACTGTAAATTATAAACTTGTTTTCGTACAGTACAACTGTTAACTGCGACAATTTTCAGTCGACGGGACAATATGTGGGAGATTTGAAACTGATGTAAATTAGAAGGTATATAAGCCTCCGCTAACATGACAAGATAGGCAtcaaaaaaatcacatatgCCACTTTTGAAACCGCGGAAAACTATAACcgttgaaaaaatgtttaaagtcttgcaaaatagacctataattgaattatttaaatttttcgagtgggccactacaccactttgtgAGAATTTGGATAAgccgaaacctaaaaccgatacaaaattgtataaaatctcgcaaaatagatctataatccttaattttttaatttttcggGTGGGTTGTGGCCCACCtcagcccatgaagggctccacCACTGAAACTCGTGTTAGACAACACATGTtagtcttcttttttttaaaaaaagtcatgCTAACGAGTGCCCTAACGACACTATTTAAAGATATTTAATTAAGAACAATAGGAAAagttaaaatgttaaatttctaATGTATTGAAAGCatcaatttctataaaatattactatttagaagttgttgttaaaaaaacataagtGAGGCTGATTTTTGACATGAATTGGAAATTATTTGATATGTGagtgaaatatattaaaattaacatGTTGACTTTTATCTAATGAGTTaatatcattcaaaaaaatctaatgagttaattttgattttatcgCTTGCACTTATTGCCTTGTATGTTATCTCTTCTGATTGTTGACATAAGGACTACAATTTATTGCAGATATAATACTTGGCATCGTCAAAggtaatttaatatttttttatatatctaaTATTTTCTACATCATTAATTGTAGATCAATTAAGTTATTTAAATCTTGCTTTTGTTAAATGTAATGTGAAACAAATGTTGTTAAACCACATTAGACGGTTCAATCGAGAAGCAAAGCTGGTATCAGTCTCATCAAAGATAAGAAATCGTTGGCCAAATTGAACCGGAGGAAAATCGAATCGTGTTGTCGAAAAGATCAACAATCCAAAGCAATGACATCAAAAAGTTGATGACAAATTTAAAAAGTGCACCAAAGTTTAGGGGATTCAAGTCCTAGTTCAAAAAGCATGGTTTTGATTTAGATGTCTTAGTGGCGATTAGAATTCTTTAAATCCCTTCTAGGCTCAATTCCAAGTCAAGGGGATTCAAGTCCTAGttcaaaaaacattaaatacaataagtatttaatttaaatatggcTAAAATCATAGTTGAATACTCTTGGGACTTGGAATAAAACTTTCtttgttcttcatttttttgCTTCCATAACTTCCATGAGGTGTATTGCTTTGCCAAGTTACATAAAATATCAGGTTTACACCTTGATAGGTCAAATGAAAATACCATAGTtggagaagaagtagaattaaAATGACtcaaatcaaatacaaaatGTCTATGATTCGATTGGTATCCAACACGTACACAGGAAAacactaaataaaatatcaggttTATATGTAGTTATGTAGAGAATAGAACctatcatacctctgtatacaTTTTGGTCTACCttattgattttatcatatttactCAAATTGCATATTGGATGCATATTAGCAGTCATCATTTTACAAAGCAGTAAATTGAATTTCTCCAATTGTTTGTTGTATTTGgattgatgaacatatactccatcATTCCATTGATGGTATTGGATAAGAATGAAGAATTTTAATTCTCACGTCATAGTCATTTAAAACTTTGCCGCATCATCTTAGAAAATACCTTGCACAAAGTTTCATTAGTAgaacaaaaaaatgatattatcaACATATATCTGAAAAACTAAAATATCATTCTTTAATGTTTTTCTGAAGAGAGTTTTGGTCACTTGTCCACAAGTTAGACCATTTTCCAAAAGAAAGTTACTCAGTTTGTCATACCAAGCTCTAAGAGCTTTCTTTAGACCATATAATAACTTTTTCAGCTGGAACGCATATTTGTAGTGTTTTAAATCTTCAAATCCAAGTGATTGTTTGACAGATACTTTTTCAGAAATAAGGTCatttaaaaatgcacttttAAGATCCATTTGATATAGTACGATATAGTATAATCTTATTGCCTCTAACCTAGATACAAGACAAAAAGTTTCAACGAAATCAATACCTTCTTGCTAATTGTAGCCTTGAGCTAcaagtttaaatttatttcttacCCCTTCTCCTTGCTCGTTAAGCTTGTTTCTTGATACCAATTTGATTCTAATGATGTTTTTTTCAAATGGTTTAGGCATTATGCCCTTGACATAatttctttgaaattgattatgcTCATCTAGCATTATCATAATCCATCCATCATCTTTCAGAGTTTCATTCATAGAGGTTGGTTCAAGCATTGACAACACTCAAACATAGAATCTTCATTTATGAATGCATGATGATCTTGTGTTCAGATGGTCATTCATGTTGCCAATGATTTGTTCTTTGGgatgtgattattttattcGAAAGTTTTCCAGATTATGTCGCATCAGTTTTTGCACATTCATGTTGCCAATGATTTTGCACATTGGTCAAAAGAGGGTGCAACATCTTCTGGCTCATCAGTTTTTGGTTATGCACATATCTCAATATCTTCCAAACTATCCACTAACTCTGACATTTGTTTGTCAGACTCTTTATCGTCAAATTTATTGTGTATTGATTCTTTCACTGTATTAGTTTGAAAATTATACACTTTGAATGCCATTGAGTATTCAGAGTATCCAACCATGCTAAACTTTTCcaccttggcatcaaatttatTTAGATGAGCTTTGTCTCTTAGAATGTAATAACATGTACATCCAAACTAGGGATGTTCAGAACTGAACCAATCCAATAGAAAAATTGCAAACTGAACCAACCCAAACCGAAACTgcaaaaaattgcatttggtttggatgtatttagataaaaaaaataaaaaataaaaaaatctcaacCGCGTAGTTTGGTTTGCTGTTTATATTTTACCAACCAAATcacaacataagaaaaacattaattaaacatatgtCACCTAGACCAATACTCAATTAAACATaagaaaacttttataaaatgacatattttttctcttgttaagtttcttctttattttttatttcaaaaatgtatttatgtgttACTTGTACTTTTAGTTAACGATaaaatcttagtttttttttgttgcatttctAACAAAATAGGATTACATTTTGtccatgttttttatttggtataTGTATTTGAGAAGATTGTTGATTAAAAATGACATTGtaatgtttgataaaatttaaaccATTGTTGGAAACATTAAAGGAAATAAATCGTGCTTTAACATGATTTTAATGTAGGAAACAAAAATTTGTATTGTCTCTAAAAAACCTCAACAAATGATCCAACCCAAACTGCATTAGTTTGATtcaaattgtattttaaaagtcaaccggACAAAACCAAACCATGTACTTTTTTTCTCGCGGTTCAGATGACTTTTAGCCTGTAAAACGAAGCAAATCACACCATGAACACCCCTAATCCAACCTAGTGAAAATAAGATTtgttgggtcttcttcctttgaatagTTCATATGGTGTTTTGTTCAATATAGTTCTGATATAGATTATATTTTGATCATAGCATGTTGTGTTTATAGCTTTTGCCCAAAAGTGCTTAGCCATATTGTTTTCATGAATCATGGTGTGTGCCTATCTTGTAAAGGTTTGTTATATCTATCTATAACCCCATTTTATTGTGAGTTCTAGGACAACAGAAATCATGGATAATTCCATGTTTTGTACAAAAAGATTTAAATGACTCATTTTCAATTTCACCTCCAtgatcacttttgatttttagaattttaaaatccTTTTCATTTTACACTTGTGTACGTAATATACAAAACGCATGCTATGACTCATCCTAGATCTCAGAAATCTTACCAAATTCCACCTACTATAGTCATGAACTATGACTAGTTCATACTTTTTTCCACTGATTAAGGTTGTATTGACTGGCCCAAACATATCAATGTGTAGAAGTTCTAGAGATCTTAAGGTTCATACTATGTTTTTAGACTTAAACgaagatttaaaaatatttcctttttgacaTGCTCTAAACAGAGCATCTAAATGATATACTTAATATCGTAGGCCTTTAACAAGTTTTAGCTTGCTAAGTTTATGGATTAATCTCCAACTAGCATAATCCAACCGTTTGTGTACCCATTTTTCACCATTCATTAACAAAGGAAAAACAATCTTTTTGTTTAGCCAAATCAGAGAAATTATTTGATAAACATTGAATTTCCTCTTTCCAAAGAAGAATATGGACTTAACAGAGGGATTGATGACTTTGAAGTTAGTCGTATCAAACACTACCTCATTACAACTATCACATAATTTACTAATGCCAGTAGGTTATGTTTCAGTCAATCTACCAACATAACATTACGAACTAAAGTAAATGAGTAATAAGTAATAACCAATAAGGGGTGAAGTTAGGGGgctaaaaaatgattatttttttttataaggggcCAAAATTACTACTGTATAGTAAatatagggggccaaaagtgcgtTTAAGCCTTAATAATTATGAGATTCTCAACCTTTAAGTCCAGAGCTTTAGCTTCTTCAAGAAgaattttctattgtttttgcaaaattttaaatCTTCTTGATTTTCTTTGAAAGTTACTAAGCAAATCTTTAATGGCAATTGATGGACAAAATTGACAGTAATAAAGTAGTATGTTTATCGTTCTCCAAATGGATTGTCATTCAACTTACCAATCagtaaaacttatttcaaggtGTTAGAGTAAAAGTGAATGGAATAGAGTTGCATGGTTTAATTGCCCTATCCAATGCAAGATTAGGTTTGTGATCAAGATTGTTAACGACGATTAGGGAATCCTTAAATCCCTCCTTCatctttgttggaattaacttagaaaataatCAGATATGTGGTGTATCTACCCATGATTTACTTAAACTTAAGATTTAAAAACTCATTCAAAGCTTATCACAACAACGTATATTCCAAATTGACGTAGGTTATATTATGGAGTTGTCGAAAAAAGACGTTAGGTTTCAAACTTGAATTTTCATTTATGgatcaattttcaagattatgaTACGATGATCTCTTTTGACAAACCATTAAGAATACGCAAGAACTAATTTAAAATGGACACGAGAAAAAcataattgaatgaatttttttttaataaaatccaacaaataagaaggggTTCATCTTCAAACCCAAATCAAGAGGTTTAGTTGCTCATGGAAACAGACATCtcaaaaaaacaatagaaaaacataccATATATGGAACAAGAAGAGGAAGAAATCATACCCTAAAACTCTGATGTTTGACCCTTGCCTTGAATCAtaaaatttttgaatgaaaaataacaaCTGCTCTATTTATAGAAAATGATTACTTATAGGGTTTAAGAGAAGAAACTGGGATTTTTGCACCGATCCATCCAGCTTGAAAAACAAGTTGCTGGAAATTTATGCCAGGCACAAATGGTGCCTGAGACAACCCATGAGGTGCCAAATCTTGCGATTTCCTCTCGTATTTGATCGTTCTTCAATCTGAAAACTCATAGGAACTTGGACTGAATTTTCTTCACTTAGTATTGTCTTCAAAAACCTTCTAATAACCATTCAGTTAAATCTTCATATCCCTGATCCAAGGGCATTAAGACCACTCTAATATTGAAATATATGACGATACTAAAATAGTGTTTTCACCATTCAAACCTCTAACTTTTTCAAGGACATAAAGTTTTGAAGGTGACTATATtattaagatcattcttattttCAAATGACTATGATCTTAATAATACTCTTATTTTCGAAAGGGGAATATTTACCGAAGGGACTATGTTCTTAAGACTATTCTTAATTCCGAACGGACATTATAAATCAAAGGGACTATAGCCTTAGGATCGCTATTTCAAtccgaagggacaaaaaaagAGGGCGAAGAAAAGAATAGGTCGTCAACATAAATtaaaggagggagaagagagaacttttggtgtgagTATAAGTGAGGGAGAGGAGCtatatttataggtgaggagtaACAATGAAAGTTAACCGTTACAAAATCAATGGCTCGATCTATCCTCATAAATGAGCAACGATGAAAGTTGATCATAGAGATGGCGCGCGCAGGGTGTATTCAACACGCACTAGCATGTGCCAAGCATATGATGACGCATGCAAATCACTTAATTGGCAATGAAGTGTACatgaacaaaaaattaaatatgaaaaatgattatttaaattattgttttggGTCTTCAAAATTAATACCTCCATTATATAAACACTAGTTTTGTGTGTAAATCTATCCGACATGAGATATAGgaatttttcaattcacacacaaacacacaatGTTCCAACACCATGTTAACAAAACAAGGTTTCAATAGAGAATAACAAAGAGATGGTTAAAGTTCCAATATTATCAATGACATAACATATAATAGATCACAAATGAATTTATAATAAATCTGAATGAACTACTAATTTAGTAATATAACTTAAGCGCAATACTTTATTATCTAAATCTATATATATGGAAAATGCTTATGTGCACGAACCCAACTCTCATGCAAAGCCAACAAATGACATCACCACACTATTAAACTCTAAATTGCTCTGATCGTAGCCGTTCTCTCGCAAACCACTACCGAACTTACTTCCTCCGTTACCTATAATTCTATTGGGTTGTGACAATCATCGGTTCCGCCAGGTTTTTATTCCCTACCCTCCTTTGCTATAGTGATTTCAATGCTGATACGCAGAGCCAGAGAACAGCGAGAGATAGGTATATAGGTGGTCATGACTTGTGATAGTAGTTTTGCAGCGAAACCGTGGTGGCAAGAGGGAACAACGGAGACGAAGACGAGAGGCAACAACGAAAAACATTCTAATGGTGGTTGATTGTGGAAGTCATGTGCTAATAAGTGTAGATGACACGTTTCAGAGTATAGAAATTTTTTTGCAGTCAGTAACATCCATTCAAGACTGAAAATTCTCTTTCATTATTGCgtgttttgataaaatataacaattagaaaaacaaaagaaaaaaaaaagttgtgcgTTGGTGAAACCGTTCGTGCATTAGTCATGCTATTGGCTCTCGTGCctaatatatataatctttaattaataaagaaaaaggCTGATATAAAGATAGTGATGCGAAAAGATAAATGCCCAAAGTTTTTATGGTTGAAAGTTGTAAAAAGCTGATTAGAATTTTATTGTGTTTACCTTTTCATTAGATCTTCTCTTGGTTTGCAAAGAAATGGTACCATATTTAATTTCCGtattaattgtttttccttGATAAAACCATCACAGGAGTGCTAAATATATTTGGCTTGACAAAAAGCTCTGCTATATTATCACAGAAAAATTTAGAATCTAAAACTGCCATCGATACAGGAAGAGTGATAGGAAGATATCTTTTCCCAATATTTGTTGCAAGATTTGTCCTGGGCCTTCTGGTTTTCTTTGTGCTATTGATATATACTTGTCGGAGAAGACATATATCAATGTATGAAGATATTGAAGTTTTTCTTCAAGGGAGTACTCTGATTCCAATTAGGTATTCttacaaagaaataaagaagatgACTCGAAATTTTAGAGACAAGTTGGGTGAAGGAGGCTTTGGAGCCGTTTTTAAAGGAAAGCTACGCAGTGGGCCATTTGTTGCCATAAAGATGTTGGTTAAATCTAAGGGTAATGGACATGATTTCATTAGTGAAGTCGCAACCATAGGAAGAATACATCACACCAATGTGGCTCGACTTATTGGGTTTTGTGTTGA is from Medicago truncatula cultivar Jemalong A17 chromosome 1, MtrunA17r5.0-ANR, whole genome shotgun sequence and encodes:
- the LOC25482312 gene encoding PR5-like receptor kinase isoform X2; its protein translation is MSRGKSFSCYAESISLLSFLQIVTVVAVLLFHHCQTCDAITNSNNQICPPSSCGKISNIKHPFRLMNDPTSCGDPKYELSCENNITVLTLFSGKYYVKAINYNNYTILLVDPGIEEGSCSSLPRYFLSSSNLTYDLGYGYNQANEVDPYQIFFDYLHIIYLKCSKAVNDDPEYVDTAPCINSDSKSYLYAFASDFSSSDHYFSVGRLKDYCQVKLVAMSSSDFPSDSAKVREGVPDRHQHRPLSYEEIHGMLLYGFQLSWLSRACRESCVGYRGCGLNDTGDLECSQSIESCTLPLGTLVSKTCDIILGIVKGVLNIFGLTKSSAILSQKNLESKTAIDTGRVIGRYLFPIFVARFVLGLLVFFVLLIYTCRRRHISMYEDIEVFLQGSTLIPIRYSYKEIKKMTRNFRDKLGEGGFGAVFKGKLRSGPFVAIKMLVKSKGNGHDFISEVATIGRIHHTNVARLIGFCVEGSKRALVYEFMSNGSLDKYISSREDTISLSYQKMYEISLGVAHGIAYLHQGCEMQILHFDIKPHNILLDENFNPKVSDFGLAQLYPNEISIVTLTAARGTIGYMAPELFYQNIGGVSYKADVYSFGMLLIEMASKKRNLNPHADRSSQIFFPIWIYDQLIEEKEIEMDEITYEENNNVKKMFIIALWCIQLKPCDRPSMNKVIEMLEGDIENVEMPPKPLLYPNEMIHGDIEVNSHETDAGSPSFIDEDTTEPLLMNSS
- the LOC25482312 gene encoding PR5-like receptor kinase isoform X1, which encodes MSRGKSFSCYAESISLLSFLQIVTVVAVLLFHHCQTCDAITNSNNQICPPSSCGKISNIKHPFRLMNDPTSCGDPKYELSCENNITVLTLFSGKYYVKAINYNNYTILLVDPGIEEGSCSSLPRYFLSSSNLTYDLGYGYNQANEVDPYQIFFDYLHIIYLKCSKAVNDDPEYVDTAPCINSDSKSYLYAFASDFSSSDHYFSVGRLKDYCQVKLVAMSSSDFPSDSAKVREGVPDRHQHRPLSYEEIHGMLLYGFQLSWLSRACRESCVGYRGCGLNDTGDLECSQSIESCTLPLGTLVSKTCDQVPKQFILMEDIILGIVKGVLNIFGLTKSSAILSQKNLESKTAIDTGRVIGRYLFPIFVARFVLGLLVFFVLLIYTCRRRHISMYEDIEVFLQGSTLIPIRYSYKEIKKMTRNFRDKLGEGGFGAVFKGKLRSGPFVAIKMLVKSKGNGHDFISEVATIGRIHHTNVARLIGFCVEGSKRALVYEFMSNGSLDKYISSREDTISLSYQKMYEISLGVAHGIAYLHQGCEMQILHFDIKPHNILLDENFNPKVSDFGLAQLYPNEISIVTLTAARGTIGYMAPELFYQNIGGVSYKADVYSFGMLLIEMASKKRNLNPHADRSSQIFFPIWIYDQLIEEKEIEMDEITYEENNNVKKMFIIALWCIQLKPCDRPSMNKVIEMLEGDIENVEMPPKPLLYPNEMIHGDIEVNSHETDAGSPSFIDEDTTEPLLMNSS